One window from the genome of Polynucleobacter sp. MWH-Svant-W18 encodes:
- the rsgA gene encoding ribosome small subunit-dependent GTPase A, giving the protein MDTFHALLTASYGRHYLAQRLLKDSNGIESPDGPLIQVSTPNKQHVGAVGDRLLLEMTSADQARIIQIEPRENILYRSDAFKSKIIASNVDQILVVLATQPAFSPDLLGRAVVAAEANQIGLHILLNKSDLTENLEHARKIIAPYARMGYPVSEVSAKFDPESIETLRPALQGKVSVFVGQSGMGKSSLLNAWVPNAAALTQEYSVRLDTGKHTTTACRYFELPEAWGRDTSGKLGALIDSPGFQEFGLAHMSVSELQHAFREFKDLLGKCRFHNCAHQSEPDCAVRDAVDRNEIAPERLALFRQLRSDSKTADTQIQGISQAKERWSALATKPSKR; this is encoded by the coding sequence ATGGATACATTCCACGCGCTACTCACCGCCTCTTATGGCAGGCATTATTTAGCGCAGCGTTTGCTTAAAGATTCCAACGGCATTGAATCGCCCGATGGTCCCCTCATTCAGGTTAGCACCCCCAATAAACAACACGTTGGCGCCGTGGGTGATCGTTTGCTTTTAGAGATGACCTCAGCAGATCAAGCCCGCATTATTCAAATCGAGCCTCGTGAAAATATTCTCTATCGCTCAGATGCCTTTAAGAGCAAGATCATCGCTTCCAATGTCGATCAAATTTTGGTGGTCTTAGCAACGCAACCTGCCTTCTCTCCAGACCTCCTCGGAAGAGCGGTAGTAGCGGCTGAGGCCAATCAAATTGGTTTGCATATCCTCTTAAACAAAAGCGACCTTACAGAAAACTTAGAGCATGCTCGCAAGATTATTGCGCCCTATGCCCGTATGGGTTATCCAGTCAGCGAGGTATCTGCCAAATTTGATCCTGAATCGATAGAGACGCTTCGCCCCGCATTACAGGGCAAGGTCTCGGTCTTCGTAGGCCAGTCTGGCATGGGCAAATCTAGCCTACTCAACGCCTGGGTTCCCAACGCAGCTGCGTTAACTCAAGAATATTCAGTACGCTTAGATACTGGCAAGCACACCACTACTGCTTGTCGTTATTTTGAATTACCCGAAGCTTGGGGCAGAGATACATCCGGTAAGTTGGGTGCCTTAATTGACTCGCCAGGCTTTCAGGAATTTGGTTTAGCTCACATGTCCGTCAGTGAATTGCAGCACGCTTTTAGAGAATTCAAAGATCTGCTGGGGAAGTGTCGCTTTCATAATTGCGCACATCAATCGGAACCCGATTGCGCAGTACGTGATGCAGTCGATAGAAATGAAATAGCGCCAGAAAGACTGGCGCTATTTAGACAACTTCGCTCTGACTCAAAAACAGCAGATACCCAAATTCAGGGAATTAGCCAAGCCAAAGAGCGATGGTCAGCATTAGCAACAAAGCCATCCAAGCGATAA
- the trmD gene encoding tRNA (guanosine(37)-N1)-methyltransferase TrmD, translating into MRFDVVTLFPDMFSALTQWGITGRACEQSLASVHLWNPRDFCTDPRKTVDDRAYGGGPGMVMMAKPLEDTVAGIKASHQAAGIKTGPICLLAPQGESFSQKMAATILDYGNINFICGRYEALDQRFIDRNVDFQLSIGDFVLSGGEIPAMAMMDAVIRLIPGALGDGESAAQDSFMNGLLDYPHYTRPEIYENLSVPDVLLGGHHAKIADWRRQQSLKLTFRLRPDLIESARANGLLTREDEQFLRSLSN; encoded by the coding sequence ATGCGCTTTGATGTTGTGACCTTATTTCCAGATATGTTCTCTGCTCTTACACAGTGGGGTATTACTGGTCGCGCATGCGAACAATCTTTAGCCAGCGTGCATCTTTGGAATCCTCGGGATTTTTGTACAGACCCCCGCAAGACAGTCGATGATCGCGCTTATGGCGGTGGCCCTGGAATGGTGATGATGGCCAAACCCCTCGAAGACACAGTTGCAGGGATTAAGGCGTCTCATCAGGCTGCAGGGATAAAAACGGGGCCTATCTGCCTCTTAGCCCCCCAAGGGGAGAGTTTTTCCCAAAAAATGGCTGCCACTATCCTGGATTACGGCAATATCAACTTCATTTGTGGTCGATATGAGGCATTGGACCAACGGTTTATAGACCGAAATGTCGACTTTCAACTCTCTATAGGTGATTTTGTCCTTTCTGGGGGCGAAATCCCCGCTATGGCGATGATGGATGCGGTGATTAGACTCATTCCAGGAGCGCTAGGGGATGGCGAATCCGCTGCCCAGGATAGCTTTATGAACGGTCTTTTGGACTATCCGCACTACACCCGCCCTGAAATTTATGAAAATTTATCAGTGCCGGACGTGCTTTTAGGCGGACATCACGCTAAAATAGCGGATTGGCGTCGGCAACAGTCTTTAAAGCTGACGTTCAGGCTAAGGCCAGATTTAATTGAATCTGCCAGAGCTAATGGGTTGCTAACCCGAGAAGATGAACAATTTCTTCGCTCTCTATCCAATTGA
- the pmbA gene encoding metalloprotease PmbA — translation MFTYTSNQFQEIVDFMLKEAKRRGASDAVAEVSEGQGLSVTVRKGEVETIEQSLDKQVGVTVFLGHHRGNASTSDFSKASLKATVDAAYHIAQHTAEDHCAGPAERELLEKNPLDLDLFHPWNIDAAHAVEIARIAEGSAFSVSKQIQNSDGASVSAHHAHFMMGTSHGFMGGYPFSRHYISCAPIASEGGKQSNMQRDDWYSSSRIPEELADPAAIGKYAAQRALSRLKARSLTTRRCPVIFEAPLAAGLLGGLVQAVSGGALYRRSSFLLDSLGKQVLPKHISLFEDPHLKSMTGSAPFDEEGVKTSARTVVDKGILEGYFLSTYSARKLGMKTTGNAGGSHHLTLKSKKTPKGGLPALLKEMGTGLLVTELMGQGVNYVTGDYSRGAFGYWVENGEIQYPVEEVTIAGNLRDMLLDIALIGSDTLIRGTKETGSILIGSMTVGGK, via the coding sequence ATGTTTACCTACACATCAAACCAGTTTCAAGAAATTGTCGATTTCATGCTCAAAGAGGCCAAGAGAAGAGGGGCTTCTGACGCAGTGGCTGAAGTATCAGAGGGGCAGGGCTTATCGGTTACGGTACGCAAGGGCGAAGTGGAGACTATTGAGCAAAGCTTGGATAAGCAAGTGGGCGTCACGGTATTTTTGGGTCATCATCGCGGCAACGCTAGCACCAGTGATTTTTCTAAAGCCTCTTTAAAGGCAACCGTCGATGCGGCTTATCACATTGCCCAACATACTGCTGAAGATCATTGTGCTGGTCCTGCAGAACGAGAGCTTCTGGAGAAAAACCCCTTAGATCTAGATTTGTTTCATCCTTGGAATATCGACGCAGCACACGCAGTAGAGATAGCCCGAATAGCAGAGGGCTCTGCATTCTCAGTAAGCAAGCAAATTCAAAATAGCGATGGCGCCTCAGTGTCTGCTCATCACGCACATTTCATGATGGGGACCAGTCATGGCTTTATGGGTGGATATCCATTCTCACGTCACTATATTTCCTGTGCGCCGATTGCAAGTGAGGGTGGTAAACAGAGCAATATGCAGAGGGATGATTGGTATTCGAGTTCTCGTATACCTGAAGAGTTGGCAGATCCTGCCGCGATTGGTAAATATGCCGCACAGCGTGCACTCTCCCGATTAAAGGCGAGATCCCTGACAACCCGTCGTTGCCCCGTGATCTTTGAGGCACCTTTAGCCGCTGGCCTCTTGGGGGGCTTAGTACAGGCAGTATCTGGTGGTGCCTTGTATCGGCGATCCAGTTTCTTATTAGATAGCTTAGGCAAACAAGTGTTACCTAAACATATCAGCCTCTTTGAAGATCCACATCTCAAGTCAATGACAGGGAGTGCGCCATTTGATGAAGAGGGCGTGAAAACAAGTGCGCGTACTGTAGTGGATAAAGGAATTTTAGAGGGATATTTTTTATCCACTTACTCAGCCCGTAAGTTGGGTATGAAGACTACTGGCAATGCTGGTGGTTCACATCACCTCACCCTTAAAAGTAAGAAGACACCCAAAGGCGGTCTCCCTGCACTATTAAAGGAAATGGGTACTGGTCTGCTCGTCACTGAATTAATGGGTCAGGGCGTGAACTATGTCACGGGCGATTACTCACGCGGTGCATTTGGCTATTGGGTCGAGAATGGTGAGATTCAATATCCTGTCGAAGAAGTCACCATTGCGGGTAACTTACGCGATATGTTGCTTGACATTGCACTCATCGGTAGCGATACCCTTATCCGAGGCACTAAAGAGACGGGCTCTATCTTGATTGGCTCCATGACAGTTGGCGGCAAATAG
- a CDS encoding CoA pyrophosphatase, which produces MTKTAKPEDDAINVAAPPGFDAQAIPVHEVCDYQDNVPAERLNPEALRALFARQPSWQPEITDENRHVIAADIIARRQAAGKVTKAAVLIPLLLREGGLSVLLTQRTDHLRDHAGQISFPGGRMDAEDRSPDDTALRESEEEIGLDRSRVEIIGHLPEYLTVSGYSVTPVVALVEAQAEYVLDEFEVADVFEVPLSFLLDPANHQVRLWQSEQGSRRFYSMPYENRFIWGATAGMLRNLYHLLKV; this is translated from the coding sequence ATGACCAAGACTGCCAAACCCGAAGATGATGCAATCAATGTAGCTGCGCCTCCAGGGTTTGACGCGCAAGCAATTCCGGTTCATGAGGTTTGTGACTATCAAGATAATGTGCCTGCAGAGCGCTTAAACCCGGAGGCATTAAGAGCACTCTTTGCGCGCCAACCCAGCTGGCAGCCAGAAATTACCGATGAAAACCGTCATGTGATTGCTGCCGATATCATTGCGCGTCGGCAGGCTGCTGGCAAAGTGACTAAGGCAGCAGTTCTTATTCCGTTGTTGCTGAGAGAAGGGGGTTTGTCTGTATTGCTGACCCAAAGAACGGATCACCTACGAGATCATGCGGGCCAAATTAGCTTTCCAGGTGGCCGAATGGATGCCGAAGATCGAAGTCCAGATGACACTGCCTTACGTGAGAGCGAGGAAGAGATTGGTCTAGACCGTAGCCGGGTGGAGATTATTGGCCATTTGCCTGAATATTTAACTGTTTCTGGCTATAGCGTCACACCAGTAGTAGCATTGGTAGAAGCTCAGGCAGAATATGTCTTGGATGAATTTGAAGTGGCGGATGTTTTTGAAGTTCCCTTGAGTTTTTTGCTAGATCCAGCGAATCACCAAGTTCGCTTGTGGCAAAGCGAACAAGGTAGTCGCCGCTTTTATTCAATGCCGTACGAGAACCGCTTTATTTGGGGGGCCACGGCAGGCATGTTACGTAACCTTTATCATTTATTAAAAGTATGA
- the mog gene encoding molybdopterin adenylyltransferase: MKQNEAQNPISSDQITIGLISISDRASQGVYQDEGIPALRTWLTNAISNSCTFHERLIADEAPLITKTIVELVDVVKCDLVLTTGGTGPSRRDVTPEATLSAGTREMPGFGEQMRQISLKFVPTAILSRQVATLREIQDHAALIINLPGQPKAIAETLEGLKDENGKAIIPGIFAAVPYCIDLIGGPYIQTNESVVKAFRPKSALSK, encoded by the coding sequence ATGAAGCAGAATGAAGCCCAAAACCCCATATCCTCAGACCAAATCACCATTGGCCTAATCTCAATCTCAGACCGAGCCAGCCAGGGCGTCTACCAAGACGAAGGTATCCCAGCCCTACGAACCTGGCTTACCAATGCTATTAGCAACTCCTGCACCTTTCACGAACGCTTGATTGCGGATGAGGCACCCTTAATCACCAAAACCATCGTTGAGCTAGTTGATGTTGTTAAATGCGACCTGGTACTGACTACTGGTGGCACTGGACCCTCACGCAGAGATGTCACCCCGGAAGCGACTCTGAGTGCTGGCACTCGTGAGATGCCTGGGTTTGGTGAGCAAATGCGGCAAATTAGCCTGAAATTTGTACCGACAGCCATTTTGTCTAGGCAAGTTGCTACCCTGAGGGAGATTCAAGATCATGCTGCATTGATCATCAATTTACCCGGACAACCCAAAGCCATTGCTGAGACTCTTGAGGGACTCAAGGATGAAAATGGTAAAGCAATCATTCCAGGCATCTTTGCGGCGGTACCCTACTGCATTGATTTAATTGGCGGACCTTATATCCAAACGAATGAATCCGTTGTGAAAGCGTTTCGACCCAAGAGTGCTTTAAGCAAGTAA
- a CDS encoding META domain-containing protein translates to MAFLTGCANVIPPCNAKTSPPSSELRNTKWELTRWNLPPNSNGEVRTRQIPLGEASNPIQITFDANGQRISGSTGCNRFTALLDEDGRGFTFSKITSTKMACSPQRNELENDFLYELNDYRSIIRNGDQLLMIGSDREVLSFTQRPNTNQ, encoded by the coding sequence ATGGCTTTTTTGACTGGCTGTGCAAACGTCATCCCACCTTGCAACGCTAAAACCAGTCCGCCCAGTAGCGAATTACGCAACACCAAATGGGAGCTTACGCGCTGGAATTTGCCCCCCAATAGCAATGGTGAAGTACGCACCCGCCAAATTCCGCTAGGTGAAGCTAGCAATCCGATTCAGATTACTTTTGATGCTAATGGTCAACGCATCAGTGGTTCTACTGGCTGCAATCGATTTACAGCGCTGCTAGATGAGGATGGTCGCGGCTTTACCTTCAGCAAAATCACCAGTACCAAAATGGCATGCAGCCCACAGCGGAATGAATTGGAGAATGACTTTCTCTACGAGCTCAATGACTACCGCAGCATTATTCGAAACGGCGATCAATTACTGATGATTGGCAGTGACCGTGAAGTCCTTAGTTTTACTCAGCGTCCCAATACAAATCAATAA
- the orn gene encoding oligoribonuclease has translation MSEQTNTTANKAAPANEHLIWVDMEMSGLNPETERILEIAIIVTDAHLNTIATAPVWVVHQDDAVLDAMDAWNKGTHGRSGLIDKVKASTLNEATVEAECIEFLKKYIKAGIAPMCGNTIGQDRRFMAKYMPKLEAYFHYRNVDVSTLKELCKRWHPELVKGFTKKQAHTALADIEESIEELKYYRDKFIVPLPQ, from the coding sequence ATGAGCGAACAAACAAACACAACAGCCAACAAGGCTGCACCAGCAAATGAGCACCTGATTTGGGTGGATATGGAGATGTCGGGCTTAAATCCCGAAACCGAGCGAATCCTGGAAATCGCCATCATTGTGACCGATGCCCATCTCAATACCATTGCCACCGCCCCAGTCTGGGTGGTACACCAAGATGATGCTGTTTTAGACGCGATGGATGCTTGGAATAAAGGTACCCATGGACGCTCTGGATTAATTGACAAGGTTAAGGCATCTACCCTTAATGAGGCAACGGTTGAAGCGGAGTGCATCGAGTTTTTAAAGAAATACATCAAGGCAGGAATTGCGCCAATGTGCGGCAATACGATTGGACAAGATCGACGCTTTATGGCGAAGTACATGCCTAAGTTAGAGGCGTACTTTCATTATCGTAATGTGGATGTTTCTACTCTGAAAGAGTTATGCAAGCGTTGGCATCCAGAGTTAGTTAAAGGCTTTACTAAAAAGCAGGCCCATACTGCTTTAGCTGACATCGAAGAATCGATAGAAGAGCTAAAGTACTACCGCGATAAATTTATTGTGCCGCTGCCGCAGTAA
- the rimM gene encoding ribosome maturation factor RimM (Essential for efficient processing of 16S rRNA), with protein MSTPSLNDLIELGAISEAQGLQGQVKVRPHSSDPVALLSSKAVWLSLIPRREAGVSASIEQASLTQYTVKSAKMHSGNVVMALEGVGDRDQALALKGARILVTRETFPKPDGDSYYWVDLIGCHAVNLQGEALGEVIDITENGAHGVIAIGDAQTKAIKQLVPFVKEVVQNVDLPNKKITLDWQSDW; from the coding sequence ATGAGTACACCTTCCCTAAATGATTTGATTGAACTTGGCGCCATTTCTGAGGCCCAAGGGCTGCAAGGGCAGGTGAAGGTTAGGCCTCACTCTTCCGACCCTGTAGCACTTCTCTCTTCTAAAGCAGTTTGGCTATCTCTCATCCCACGCCGGGAGGCGGGTGTCTCTGCGTCTATAGAGCAAGCCTCACTAACGCAATACACAGTAAAGAGCGCGAAGATGCACAGCGGTAATGTCGTGATGGCGCTTGAAGGTGTTGGCGATCGAGATCAAGCACTTGCATTAAAGGGTGCCAGAATCTTGGTAACACGAGAAACCTTCCCTAAGCCGGATGGCGACTCCTATTATTGGGTTGACTTGATTGGATGTCACGCTGTTAATCTTCAAGGCGAAGCTTTAGGTGAAGTGATAGATATTACTGAGAATGGTGCACACGGTGTCATTGCAATCGGTGATGCGCAAACTAAAGCGATAAAACAATTAGTACCATTTGTAAAAGAAGTAGTGCAAAACGTAGACTTACCGAATAAGAAAATCACCCTCGATTGGCAGAGTGATTGGTGA
- the rplS gene encoding 50S ribosomal protein L19, with the protein MNLIEKIEQEEIARLSANKVLPSFAPGDTVVVSVNVVEGTRKRTQAFEGVVIAKRNRGLNSSFIVRKISSGEGVERTFQTYSPLIASVEVKRRGDVRRAKLYYLRDRSGKSARIKEKLQARTKVVAAPAAE; encoded by the coding sequence ATGAATTTGATCGAAAAAATTGAGCAAGAAGAAATTGCTCGCTTAAGTGCTAACAAAGTATTGCCAAGCTTTGCTCCTGGCGACACAGTAGTTGTTAGTGTGAATGTTGTTGAAGGTACTCGTAAGCGTACCCAGGCCTTTGAAGGCGTTGTGATTGCTAAGCGTAATCGCGGACTCAATTCCAGCTTTATCGTGCGTAAGATTTCTTCTGGTGAAGGCGTTGAGCGTACTTTCCAAACATACTCACCATTGATTGCTAGCGTTGAAGTCAAGCGTCGCGGTGATGTCCGTCGTGCCAAGTTGTATTACTTGCGTGACCGTTCTGGTAAGTCAGCACGTATTAAAGAAAAGCTTCAAGCGCGCACTAAAGTAGTAGCTGCTCCAGCTGCTGAGTAA
- a CDS encoding sulfite exporter TauE/SafE family protein, producing the protein MFETLLAPIAQSFQAHSLVFFICAIVSVIVVGISKSGFGAGLGVLSLPLMASQSSMNESLAILLPLLIAIDLVGLRRFIKNADWRILKLILPPAFIGLLIGMILFTIITPKALTLFVGIFILLFLIQMLVTSHFDLKEAKPYPWLGRLMGVLSGFTSFVAHNGGPPVTIFMLREKLAPMAYTSTLGVFFTFLNFGKLAPYAYLDLLSFQQLATSAILLPCVPVGVYLGFYLAEKISIKWYYRLVQFFLLIASIKLIADGLN; encoded by the coding sequence ATGTTTGAAACTTTATTAGCGCCAATTGCCCAATCTTTTCAGGCACATTCCTTAGTATTCTTTATTTGCGCAATTGTCAGTGTGATTGTTGTAGGAATTTCAAAGAGTGGATTTGGCGCTGGCCTGGGCGTGTTGTCCTTACCCTTAATGGCAAGCCAGTCAAGCATGAATGAGTCCTTGGCAATCTTATTGCCACTACTGATTGCCATTGATTTAGTTGGCTTACGGCGCTTCATTAAGAATGCCGATTGGCGAATTTTAAAGTTGATTCTTCCACCAGCATTTATTGGTCTGCTGATCGGAATGATCTTGTTTACTATCATCACACCCAAGGCTTTAACCCTGTTTGTTGGTATCTTCATTTTGTTATTTCTTATCCAGATGCTGGTCACCTCCCATTTTGATTTGAAAGAGGCCAAACCTTATCCTTGGTTGGGACGCTTGATGGGGGTGCTATCAGGCTTCACCTCGTTTGTGGCACACAATGGCGGCCCCCCAGTCACGATTTTTATGCTGAGAGAAAAGTTAGCCCCTATGGCTTACACCTCGACGCTCGGAGTATTTTTTACTTTCCTAAACTTTGGGAAATTAGCGCCCTATGCCTATTTAGACTTACTGAGTTTTCAACAACTGGCTACCTCAGCGATTCTGTTGCCTTGCGTACCCGTGGGTGTCTATCTCGGCTTTTATTTAGCCGAGAAAATATCTATCAAATGGTATTACCGTCTGGTGCAGTTCTTCTTATTGATTGCCAGTATCAAGTTGATTGCAGACGGGCTTAATTAG
- a CDS encoding CobD/CbiB family protein, with protein MTFFSILFALIAEQYRPVTSHHWIVRMCNRWLDWVAGEFGGKSEDGASPVGARIACLVAFILPTFLVFVIYVSCMVTFPILGFLWNVAIAYLFFGFRQFSHSFTLVHEAIQAHDLPAARAALGEWYGPEFDTSNLSETDVISLALERAIIGSHRHVFGVLFWFMMPMGPAGVVLYRLSDIAAQRWSERGDFNLSEAARHFFYVLDWIPARITAMGFAIVGNFEGAVYGWRYLTQKWDDSLSAVILAAGSGALGVRLGEPLSEPDSDEALRMAEAGEPLIYEVGLEPTERSMRSAVGLVWRLVIAWMALLLMLTIALWLG; from the coding sequence ATGACTTTCTTTTCTATTCTCTTCGCCCTCATTGCTGAGCAATATCGCCCAGTCACTTCTCACCATTGGATTGTGCGCATGTGCAATCGCTGGTTGGATTGGGTCGCTGGTGAGTTTGGTGGCAAGAGTGAAGATGGTGCCAGTCCAGTAGGTGCACGTATTGCCTGCTTAGTGGCATTTATTTTGCCAACCTTCTTGGTGTTTGTCATTTACGTTAGTTGCATGGTGACCTTTCCAATCCTAGGTTTCTTGTGGAACGTTGCTATTGCTTATTTGTTCTTTGGGTTTCGCCAATTTAGCCACTCATTCACTTTGGTGCATGAAGCAATTCAGGCCCATGATTTACCTGCAGCACGCGCAGCCTTAGGTGAGTGGTACGGCCCAGAGTTCGATACCTCCAATCTTTCTGAAACCGATGTGATTTCCCTAGCGCTTGAGCGTGCCATTATTGGTTCACATCGCCATGTTTTCGGTGTTTTATTTTGGTTCATGATGCCAATGGGTCCTGCTGGTGTAGTGCTATATCGCTTGTCGGATATTGCCGCACAACGATGGTCTGAGCGTGGTGACTTCAATTTGAGCGAAGCTGCTCGTCATTTCTTCTACGTGTTGGATTGGATTCCTGCGCGTATCACCGCGATGGGCTTTGCGATTGTGGGTAATTTTGAAGGTGCTGTTTATGGCTGGCGTTACCTCACTCAAAAATGGGACGATTCTTTATCTGCCGTTATTTTGGCCGCTGGTAGTGGTGCTTTAGGCGTACGTTTAGGCGAACCTTTATCTGAGCCTGATAGTGATGAAGCATTGCGTATGGCTGAGGCTGGCGAGCCTTTGATCTACGAAGTGGGTCTTGAGCCTACTGAGCGTTCGATGCGCTCTGCTGTGGGTTTGGTATGGCGCTTGGTTATCGCTTGGATGGCTTTGTTGCTAATGCTGACCATCGCTCTTTGGCTTGGCTAA
- the rpsP gene encoding 30S ribosomal protein S16: MVVIRLARGGSKKRPFYSIVATDKRNRRDSNFIERIGYFNPQAAASEQAMRIAQDRLTYWTGVGAQVSPTVVRLIKNNPAV, encoded by the coding sequence ATGGTCGTCATTCGACTGGCACGCGGCGGTTCTAAGAAGCGCCCTTTTTACAGCATTGTTGCTACTGATAAGCGCAACCGTCGTGACTCGAACTTTATCGAGCGCATTGGTTACTTCAATCCTCAAGCAGCTGCATCTGAGCAAGCAATGCGCATCGCTCAAGATCGTTTGACTTACTGGACTGGTGTTGGTGCGCAAGTATCTCCAACTGTTGTTCGTTTGATCAAAAACAATCCTGCTGTTTAA
- a CDS encoding M48 family metallopeptidase — protein sequence MTFTIIFLIAFIASFGLRHWLSQRQIRYVAQHRDQVPAEFAAKVTLAEHQKAADYTIAKLRLGILENGVNAIILIAFTLVGGLQLLNMKLLQLLGEGIPQQIALLASIVIISGIIDLPFSWYKQFSLEERFGFNRMGKKLFFIDMLKGLVLGAAIGVPLLWIILALMAQAGDLWWLWAWGVLTVFSLLMQWIFPTFIAPLFNKFQALEEGPLKSQIEALLKRCDFASQGLFVMDGSKRSAHGNAFFAGMGKAKRIVFFDTLIEKLNPGEVEAVLAHELGHFKCNHIRKRLLISFALSFGMFALLGWISTKSWFYTDLGVMPNLNGYNGGLALALFMLVSPVFSFFFTPLASLASRKHEYEADGFAAQKSSATDLISALVKLYQDNASTLTPDPIYTAFYSSHPPAPLRIANLQRLS from the coding sequence ATGACCTTCACAATTATTTTTCTCATTGCCTTTATTGCTAGTTTTGGCCTTCGCCACTGGCTTTCCCAACGTCAAATTCGCTATGTTGCCCAGCATCGCGATCAAGTTCCCGCAGAATTTGCTGCAAAAGTCACGCTTGCAGAGCATCAAAAGGCTGCTGACTACACGATTGCTAAATTACGCCTCGGTATTTTAGAAAATGGGGTCAACGCCATCATTTTAATTGCCTTCACTTTAGTCGGCGGTTTACAACTTCTCAATATGAAACTACTCCAATTATTGGGAGAAGGCATTCCTCAGCAAATCGCTCTCCTGGCCTCCATTGTCATCATCTCCGGCATCATTGATCTCCCCTTCTCTTGGTATAAACAATTTTCTTTAGAGGAACGTTTTGGCTTTAACCGTATGGGCAAAAAATTATTCTTTATCGATATGCTCAAAGGTTTGGTGCTGGGGGCCGCGATTGGGGTTCCATTACTCTGGATTATTCTAGCTTTGATGGCTCAAGCCGGGGATTTATGGTGGCTATGGGCCTGGGGCGTCCTCACTGTATTTAGTTTGCTCATGCAGTGGATCTTCCCTACGTTTATCGCTCCACTATTCAATAAATTTCAAGCCCTAGAAGAGGGTCCTCTGAAGTCACAAATTGAAGCGCTCTTAAAGCGCTGCGACTTTGCTAGTCAAGGTCTGTTTGTTATGGATGGAAGCAAGCGTAGTGCGCATGGCAATGCATTTTTTGCAGGCATGGGCAAAGCAAAACGCATTGTCTTTTTCGATACCTTGATTGAGAAACTCAACCCAGGTGAAGTCGAAGCGGTATTAGCGCATGAGCTTGGCCACTTTAAATGCAATCACATTCGCAAACGTCTCTTGATCTCATTTGCCTTGAGCTTTGGAATGTTTGCACTACTCGGCTGGATTAGTACTAAGTCCTGGTTCTACACCGACCTTGGCGTCATGCCTAACCTGAATGGCTATAACGGTGGTCTGGCCTTAGCCCTCTTTATGCTGGTATCACCGGTGTTTAGTTTTTTCTTCACGCCACTTGCTAGCTTAGCCTCCAGAAAACATGAGTATGAAGCCGACGGCTTTGCAGCGCAGAAATCCTCGGCAACAGATTTGATCTCTGCCTTAGTGAAGTTGTATCAGGACAATGCGTCCACACTGACGCCTGACCCCATCTACACTGCCTTCTATAGCTCTCACCCACCCGCTCCTTTGCGGATTGCTAACTTACAGCGTCTCAGTTAA
- a CDS encoding alpha/beta hydrolase, protein MELLPCIELETSPQPSAAVIWLHGLGADGNDFVPIVPELDLAGCPAIRFIFPSAPSMPVTVNGGYVMPAWYDILGRNLVDREDASGIQASASAIAKLIEREASRGIAYENIVLAGFSQGCAMALQLGLRFPKKLAGIIALSGYLPLATSLSLEKHSANQNTPIFMAHGEYDPVVALERAQASCALLEKLGYSVNWNEYPMEHSVNPTELMDISRFLQEVLTAN, encoded by the coding sequence ATGGAATTACTGCCTTGTATTGAATTAGAGACATCTCCCCAGCCGAGCGCTGCTGTTATTTGGTTGCATGGCCTTGGGGCTGATGGCAATGACTTTGTTCCCATCGTCCCGGAATTGGATCTAGCGGGCTGCCCTGCCATTCGCTTTATTTTTCCGAGCGCACCAAGCATGCCTGTCACCGTCAATGGAGGCTATGTCATGCCTGCCTGGTATGACATTCTGGGGCGCAACTTAGTGGATCGAGAGGATGCAAGTGGTATTCAGGCGTCGGCATCCGCTATTGCGAAACTCATCGAACGCGAAGCAAGTCGTGGCATTGCTTATGAAAATATCGTTCTAGCAGGCTTTTCACAAGGATGTGCGATGGCCTTGCAGCTTGGTTTGCGCTTTCCCAAAAAGCTTGCAGGCATTATTGCCCTCTCTGGTTACTTGCCATTAGCAACTTCTCTGTCTCTAGAGAAACATAGCGCCAACCAAAACACCCCCATCTTTATGGCCCATGGTGAATATGATCCCGTTGTTGCACTCGAGCGCGCCCAAGCATCTTGTGCATTGCTTGAGAAATTGGGGTACTCCGTCAATTGGAATGAATATCCAATGGAGCACTCAGTCAATCCGACAGAGCTGATGGATATATCGCGCTTTTTACAAGAAGTACTGACAGCTAATTAA